In Spirochaetales bacterium, a single genomic region encodes these proteins:
- a CDS encoding M20 family metallo-hydrolase — MEVKKRIYDIIENKRSMMISMQKELTAVPAMAPQNGGDGEWEKAQKLIEWIDRCGITEVERINAPDERVSSGRRPNIIATIPGKSTEKTFWVMTHLDVVPPGDINLWNTDPFTVKEMNGRLIGRGVEDNQQGLVSSLFAASSLLEAKVVPPFTVKLLFVSDEETGSIYGIKHLLEHYNLFRQTDIILVPDGGDRDATMIEIAEKNLLWLQLRTIGKQCHASIPEHGNNAFVAGSDLALRLYRLNEEYSQTDPIFDPPNSTFSPTKKEANVPNINTIPGDDIFYLDCRILPSIDVDDVLQRINAIIHDVEESRGVQIALTVIQRVSSPPTPKDSPLVPLLKNSIKEVYGKKAVEMGIGGGTVAGHLRRKGYETVVWSKIEETAHMPNEYCIIDNMVGDAKVMASIMTGE, encoded by the coding sequence ATGGAAGTAAAAAAAAGAATTTACGACATTATTGAGAATAAAAGAAGTATGATGATCTCGATGCAGAAGGAACTGACTGCCGTTCCTGCAATGGCGCCGCAAAACGGGGGTGACGGTGAATGGGAAAAAGCGCAAAAATTGATCGAATGGATCGACAGGTGCGGTATTACCGAAGTGGAAAGAATCAATGCGCCGGACGAACGCGTTTCTTCGGGAAGACGGCCCAATATCATTGCGACTATACCGGGAAAATCCACGGAGAAAACATTCTGGGTAATGACCCATCTGGATGTCGTTCCTCCGGGAGATATCAACCTCTGGAACACGGATCCCTTTACGGTCAAGGAAATGAACGGACGGCTTATCGGGCGCGGCGTCGAAGACAATCAACAGGGACTCGTTTCTTCACTTTTTGCCGCATCATCCCTCCTCGAAGCAAAAGTGGTTCCCCCTTTTACGGTGAAACTCCTCTTTGTTTCAGACGAGGAAACTGGGTCGATATACGGCATCAAACACCTGCTCGAACATTACAACCTTTTCAGGCAGACCGATATCATCCTTGTTCCGGACGGCGGGGACAGGGACGCTACGATGATAGAAATCGCGGAGAAAAATCTTCTCTGGCTTCAATTGAGAACCATCGGCAAGCAGTGCCACGCTTCGATACCCGAACACGGAAACAATGCCTTTGTCGCCGGCTCCGACCTTGCCCTTCGCCTGTACCGTCTCAATGAGGAATACAGTCAGACCGATCCCATTTTCGATCCGCCCAACTCGACATTTTCACCGACAAAAAAAGAGGCGAATGTCCCGAACATCAATACGATTCCGGGAGACGATATTTTTTACCTCGACTGCCGGATTCTTCCCTCGATCGATGTGGACGATGTCCTTCAACGAATAAACGCGATCATTCATGACGTGGAGGAATCCCGCGGCGTGCAAATAGCTCTGACCGTCATTCAGCGGGTATCTTCTCCCCCCACGCCGAAAGACAGTCCGCTTGTCCCCCTGCTTAAAAATTCCATAAAAGAAGTATACGGAAAGAAAGCGGTAGAGATGGGTATCGGCGGGGGTACCGTCGCCGGCCACCTGCGGCGGAAAGGATACGAAACGGTCGTCTGGTCGAAAATAGAAGAAACTGCGCACATGCCGAACGAATATTGCATCATCGATAATATGGTTGGTGACGCGAAGGTCATGGCCTCGATCATGACCGGCGAGTAA
- a CDS encoding ABC-F family ATP-binding cassette domain-containing protein, with product MPSVNLYDISVSFGAERILESVNLSIAAKDRLALTGANGSGKTTLMRIIAGEVVPDSGRIVREKDTRVGYLPQTGVTFRDMTVAAAVERSFDEITPLLEEMREIESRLESVKKDSEETCALLEHYHYLHETIITSEYYSREEAIHRVLTGLGFSEEEFHKPISSFSSGWQMRIALACVLLGKPDIMMLDEPTNYLDIEARQWLKTFLNSFEGGILIVSHDRFFLDEVVGKVAEIYGRKVTVYTGNYTAYERKRAAELERIIESYKRQQEEISKIELFIKRFRYNSSKAKLVQSRIHYLEKLDRIEKPPGLRSIHFQFPSPPPPGDMVVEVDGLGKSYNGKEVFGGVSFVLKRGERLVLTGINGAGKSTLIGILAGTLEPDAGIIRYGSNVATGYFSQDHLSGMKKETSIIDELESSAPTEMIPHLRNLLGAFLFGGNDVYKSLSVLSGGEQSRIHLIKLLLNPANLLLLDEPTNHLDMVSNNILLDVLKNSGATLVFVSHDRYFIRQLATKVYELESGKGTLYHGDYEYYLWKKASFSINQKLEETDQTGKKRPDDVRSKREADRQKKNRLRKLKEEEAEILTNIERLGTEKKGFEHSMADESVYRDGERMKSLKEKLSDCERAHARLFERWEQVEEEIRILEKEIKQECG from the coding sequence ATGCCTTCCGTCAACCTCTATGATATTTCCGTTTCGTTCGGAGCGGAGAGGATTCTGGAATCGGTCAATCTGTCGATAGCGGCAAAAGACCGTCTCGCTTTGACCGGCGCGAACGGAAGCGGAAAAACCACCCTCATGAGGATCATTGCCGGGGAAGTGGTTCCCGACTCCGGCCGGATCGTCCGTGAAAAGGACACAAGGGTCGGTTATCTTCCCCAGACGGGTGTCACCTTCAGGGATATGACGGTCGCCGCTGCGGTCGAACGATCATTTGACGAAATAACGCCGCTTCTGGAAGAAATGCGGGAGATCGAATCGAGGCTCGAATCGGTGAAGAAGGATTCGGAAGAAACCTGCGCCCTGCTTGAACATTACCACTACCTCCATGAGACAATTATAACAAGCGAGTATTACTCGCGTGAGGAAGCGATTCACCGGGTATTGACCGGTCTTGGATTTTCCGAAGAGGAATTTCACAAACCAATTTCTTCCTTTTCGAGCGGCTGGCAGATGAGGATCGCCCTTGCCTGTGTCCTTCTCGGAAAACCGGATATCATGATGCTCGACGAGCCCACCAATTACCTCGATATCGAGGCGCGGCAATGGCTAAAGACTTTTCTCAATTCGTTTGAGGGAGGGATTCTCATTGTTTCACACGACCGTTTTTTTCTGGATGAAGTCGTCGGAAAGGTCGCCGAGATCTACGGGAGAAAGGTCACCGTCTATACCGGGAATTACACCGCGTATGAGCGAAAGCGGGCGGCCGAACTCGAGCGGATCATCGAGTCGTACAAACGGCAGCAGGAAGAGATATCGAAGATCGAGTTGTTCATCAAACGCTTTCGATACAATTCTTCAAAGGCGAAACTGGTACAAAGCAGGATACACTATCTGGAAAAACTCGACCGGATCGAAAAACCGCCCGGCCTCCGGTCCATACATTTCCAATTTCCATCCCCCCCGCCCCCGGGCGATATGGTCGTCGAGGTCGACGGGCTGGGCAAGTCGTATAACGGAAAAGAGGTGTTCGGCGGCGTGAGTTTCGTTCTGAAACGGGGAGAACGGCTGGTGCTGACCGGCATAAACGGGGCCGGAAAATCGACCCTTATCGGCATACTCGCGGGGACCCTCGAACCGGATGCGGGGATCATCCGTTACGGTTCGAATGTGGCGACAGGATATTTTTCCCAGGACCACCTTTCGGGCATGAAAAAGGAAACGAGTATTATCGACGAACTCGAATCGTCGGCACCGACGGAAATGATCCCCCACCTCCGCAACTTGCTGGGCGCTTTTCTCTTTGGCGGGAACGATGTGTACAAAAGCCTGTCGGTATTGAGCGGGGGGGAGCAGAGCAGGATACATCTGATAAAGCTCCTGCTCAATCCCGCTAATCTCCTGCTTCTGGACGAGCCGACCAACCACCTCGATATGGTTTCGAACAATATTCTGCTCGATGTCCTCAAAAACAGCGGGGCAACCCTGGTCTTTGTCTCCCATGACCGTTATTTTATCCGGCAACTCGCGACAAAGGTGTACGAGCTGGAGTCGGGGAAAGGGACGCTCTACCACGGCGATTACGAGTATTATCTCTGGAAAAAAGCGTCTTTTTCGATAAACCAAAAACTCGAGGAAACGGATCAAACGGGAAAAAAGCGCCCGGATGACGTCAGGTCGAAGCGGGAAGCGGACAGACAGAAAAAAAACAGGCTGAGAAAATTGAAAGAAGAGGAGGCTGAGATCCTCACGAATATTGAACGGCTCGGGACGGAAAAGAAAGGGTTCGAGCACTCAATGGCGGACGAATCGGTATACCGTGACGGCGAACGGATGAAAAGCCTCAAGGAAAAGCTTTCCGATTGCGAACGCGCCCATGCACGACTCTTCGAACGGTGGGAACAGGTCGAAGAAGAAATACGGATACTCGAAAAGGAAATAAAGCAGGAATGCGGCTGA
- a CDS encoding phosphomannomutase/phosphoglucomutase gives MEIFKAYDIRGTYGEEINPELAYKVGRAFARYSDGFTLIAGYDARLHSRELYNALARGIVDEGKMVHGIGLTSTPCLHFMQVHGGFDGGVMVTASHNPPRYHGFKLFDSEGGSVSLDKGLREIKNMIPSIPEDPVEQKGKFIEDITPEPYLDFLADFWEGAACGLNVVVDASNGSAGEIFGMLGKRTGINMTVINREPDGNFPNHGPNPLEEKNRTQLAEKVRELKADVGAILDGDGDRVLFVDEGGGLVQNYFISVLFAEQLLSEFPGGSIVYDLISSRVLPEEIEKLGGVPVVSRVGYTYLYDNMTSSDALFGTETSGHAYFRVSEGYYTESAAYALLLLLKTLMRRRTPLSALVEPLRKQYYQAPEINLEAEDKDAAVRRIEEHFSGLKKEYLDGVSVDGGDFWFNLRPSNTEPLLRLRLEAKDRETGEEKTKEIMGLLEG, from the coding sequence ATGGAAATATTCAAAGCATACGATATCCGCGGGACGTACGGAGAGGAGATCAATCCGGAGCTGGCCTATAAAGTTGGCCGGGCTTTCGCCCGTTATTCGGACGGATTTACCCTGATAGCGGGATATGACGCCCGGCTTCATTCCAGGGAGCTCTATAATGCGCTGGCTCGAGGAATCGTCGATGAAGGGAAGATGGTGCACGGCATCGGCCTTACTTCGACGCCGTGTCTTCACTTCATGCAGGTCCACGGCGGATTCGACGGGGGTGTCATGGTGACCGCGTCGCACAATCCCCCCCGCTATCACGGATTCAAGTTGTTCGATTCGGAGGGGGGGTCGGTCAGCCTCGACAAAGGTCTCAGGGAAATTAAAAACATGATCCCCTCGATACCGGAGGATCCCGTGGAACAAAAAGGAAAGTTCATCGAGGATATAACCCCGGAGCCCTATCTCGATTTTCTCGCCGATTTCTGGGAAGGAGCAGCCTGCGGTCTCAATGTCGTTGTGGACGCCTCGAATGGTTCCGCCGGAGAAATATTCGGGATGCTGGGTAAACGTACGGGTATTAATATGACTGTCATAAACCGGGAGCCGGACGGCAACTTTCCGAATCACGGGCCCAACCCACTCGAAGAGAAAAACAGGACGCAGCTGGCGGAAAAAGTGAGGGAGCTCAAGGCCGATGTGGGGGCGATCCTCGACGGCGACGGCGACCGCGTTCTCTTTGTCGATGAGGGGGGGGGACTGGTACAGAATTACTTTATTTCGGTTCTCTTTGCCGAACAGCTGCTTTCAGAGTTTCCCGGGGGTTCGATCGTCTACGATCTCATCTCCTCGCGCGTGCTGCCGGAAGAAATCGAAAAGCTGGGCGGCGTTCCCGTCGTCTCCCGCGTCGGGTACACCTATCTCTATGACAACATGACTTCCTCGGACGCGCTTTTCGGCACGGAAACCTCCGGCCATGCCTATTTCAGGGTAAGCGAAGGCTATTATACCGAATCGGCAGCCTATGCCCTTCTCCTTCTCCTCAAAACGCTGATGCGACGCCGCACACCGCTTTCGGCACTCGTCGAACCGTTGCGGAAGCAATACTACCAGGCCCCCGAAATCAACCTCGAGGCCGAAGACAAGGATGCGGCGGTCCGCAGGATCGAAGAACACTTTAGCGGCCTTAAAAAAGAATACCTTGACGGGGTAAGTGTGGACGGCGGCGATTTCTGGTTCAATCTCAGACCCAGCAATACCGAACCCCTGCTCCGCCTTCGTCTCGAAGCGAAAGACAGGGAAACGGGAGAGGAAAAGACAAAGGAGATCATGGGGCTTCTGGAAGGGTGA